ATTACATGGCAATCATTTGGGCTTTTATTTAGAACAATTTAGTTGAAAATTAAATTGACTTAAATATCTGCGGAATGTGGGATTCTACATTAAAAATAGTCCAAATTATTACATGGCAATCATTTGGGCTTTTATTTAGAACAATTTAGTTGAAAATTAAATTGACTTAAATATCTGCGGAATGTGGGTTGGAACACAATTATATTATAGTTGCGGGTTTGGGGATTTATAATTGCAGGTCGCTTTCGCTATTTTTACCCCTTTAAGTCAGGAATAAAAATAGCTGAATTAATCGGGGTCTTAGAATCCTTATTTTTTAATATAAACTATAATTTTACTAAAACTTCTTGATGAATTAGGTGATAAATTAGATCAGTGACTTGAGAGGCTAAGGCTGGACTTTTGAGTAATACTCCCATTTCCATATTCAAGGTCAAAGCATATTCGGTGAGATTGGCACTGGTAATAAATAAATATTTCTGATCCGAAATCACACTTTTAATATGTAAAGAACCATAACGTCCCTGCGGATCATGAAGCCGCTTTTCTACAGGCCAAAGAAAAACTTGCGCGTCTCTAAGGATTTTCTGCCCCAATGCGGTTGTTCCTTTAAAAGACATCTTACCCCCTTCTGCTTGAGTAGTTTCTAAAATAATTTTTAATTGAATTCCTCGCTCTAAGGCTTCTAATAAAGCTTCGGCAATTTCTGGGATTTTATAAACCGCAAAACTAATAATAATTAATTGTTGTTGGGTGTCTCGAATCAATTGTAATAAGACTTGATCTGTCCGTCGAACTGGAATCCCTAAAGTGGGTGGGCCTGTCCAAACTAATTCGGCTGCTAAGGATTGTTGAGAGGTTTGAATCGAATAAGCTGAAGCCATTAACGCAGATGCGATCGCACGACTATCCCAATCCGATTGATTTTGTTGCCAAAGGGTAAACAATTCACCCACTAAACGGCGAAACATTGGATTAGAAAGTTGATTTAAAATTTGATCAATGAACGGATAATGGGAATCAAAAACTTGCTCTCCCAAAGAATGAATGACAGAGTTTAACACCAGAGGCGGTAATTCTTGAGCCACCTGATAAATTTTTTCTAACAGTTGACGATTCACAAGTTTTTACTCAAAAAAAGCTAAATCATCCCGTTCAAGGGTCGAAACCAATACCGTTCTATCTAAAAATTGATTTCCCCGTTCACAAGAGGTTTCAGGGGCAAATAAACAGGCATGGCAGGCAGCCCAATGTAAGGTCGGAGTTCCCTCCATTGGCTTATGTTCAGCACAGAGGGGATCTGAAGCACATAAACGCATTTGCTCTAAGGCTTGACTGATGTGGTGTCCTAGGGTTTTCGGTTCACCTAAATGGACTAATCCCCCTAATGTGCCTTCACTATCAGGAGTTGCTGTATAAATTAATAATCCGGCTTGAGGGCCATTCTCGTCTTCTGGGGGTTTGGAGTAGATCCGTTCTCTAAGACTGGCTGCATTATAACCACATTCAATTGACAATTGACGCATTAAGGTGTGAGAGAAGGAATGAATTAATAAATAACGAATGGAGGGAGAATGAATTTTATCAGGATCTAAATTTCGACTATTAAGCCAATTTTTATGGGCTTCACGGGTTAAAATTTCATGTTTGCGGATACCCGGACG
The nucleotide sequence above comes from Planktothrix agardhii NIES-204. Encoded proteins:
- a CDS encoding phospholipase D/transphosphatidylase, with protein sequence MNRQLLEKIYQVAQELPPLVLNSVIHSLGEQVFDSHYPFIDQILNQLSNPMFRRLVGELFTLWQQNQSDWDSRAIASALMASAYSIQTSQQSLAAELVWTGPPTLGIPVRRTDQVLLQLIRDTQQQLIIISFAVYKIPEIAEALLEALERGIQLKIILETTQAEGGKMSFKGTTALGQKILRDAQVFLWPVEKRLHDPQGRYGSLHIKSVISDQKYLFITSANLTEYALTLNMEMGVLLKSPALASQVTDLIYHLIHQEVLVKL